The following proteins come from a genomic window of Columba livia isolate bColLiv1 breed racing homer chromosome 27, bColLiv1.pat.W.v2, whole genome shotgun sequence:
- the HNRNPM gene encoding heterogeneous nuclear ribonucleoprotein M isoform X2, whose amino-acid sequence MEESMKKAAEVLNKHSLGGRPLKVKEDPDGEHARRAMQKVMATAGGMGIGPGPGGPGMINIPPSILNNPNIPNEIIHALQAGRLGSTVFVANLDYKVGWKKLKEVFSMAGVVVRADILEDKDGKSRGIGTVTFEQAIEAVQAISMFNGQLLFDRPMHVKMDERAFPKGDFFPPERPQQLPRMGMEGMGFGMNKMGGMEGPFGALENLGRFPAGMNMGRMSEMDRAMGGGFEREFGRNEMGMSRSFGETLERGIGGGNASIPGIERMAPGIDRMGSGIERIPSGMGHGMERVGSEIDRMGLVLDRMSSNVERMGSGIDRMAPLGIDHIAPNIERMGPAIERMGSGIERMGSGIGFGIERMGAAIDRVGTTMDRMGSGVERMGSGMERMGIGMERMVPAGMGTGMGQVIERMPAGLDRIGATPMERIGIERMGAAGMERMGLERIGATNMERMGPAMGQGMGAGIDRMGLAMGSNFERPMDMERGNFAGNFAGSLGGTGGPAAGVARKACQIFVRNLPFDFTWKMLKDKFNECGHVLYADIKMENGKSKGCGVVRFESPEVAERACRMMNGIQLRGREIDVRIDRNA is encoded by the exons GATCCCGATGGCGAACATGCCAGGAGAGCGATGCAGAAGGTCATGGCCACAGCCGGTGGGATGGGAATTGGTCCAGGCCCGGGCGGCCCCGGCATGATCAATATCCCACCCAGCATCCTCAACAATCCCAACATACCCAACGAGATCATTCACGCCTTGCAGGCAGGGAGGCTCGGGAGCACTGTCTTTGTTGCAAAT CTGGATTACAAGGTTGGTtggaagaaactgaaagaaGTATTCAGCATGGCAGGTGTCGTGGTTCGGGCGGACATCCTAGAAGATAAAGATGGCAAAAGTCGTGGGATCGGCACCGTCACTTTTGAGCAAGCTATAGAGGCTGTTCAGGCTATAT CGATGTTCAATGGGCAGCTGCTGTTTGACAGACCGATGCATGTAAAAATG GACGAACGAGCCTTTCCCAAAGGAGACTTCTTCCCTCCAGAGCGACCCCAACAACTTCCTC GAATGGGAATGGAAGGCATGGGCTTTGGAATGAATAAAATGGGAG GAATGGAAGGTCCTTTTGGTGCCTTGGAAAACCTCGGTCGCTTCCCCGCTGGGATGAACATGGGCAGAATGAGTG AGATGGATCGTGCCATGGGTGGAGGATTTGAAAGAGAATTTGgaagaaatgaaatgggaaTGTCTCGTAGTTTTGGAGAGACTTTGGAGAGAGGAATAG GTGGTGGAAATGCCAGCATTCCTGGGATTGAGAGGATGGCACCTGGCATTGATCGTATGGGCTCGGGAATAGAAAGAATTCCTTCCGGGATGGGGCACGGGATGGAGAGAGTAGGGTCAGAAATAGATAGGATGGGGCTCGTTTTGGATCGCATGAGCTCCAACGTGGAGCGAATGGGGTCAGGAATTGACCGCATGGCCCCTCTGGGCATAGACCACATCGCTCCTAATATTGAGAGGATGGGCCCAGCTATCGAGAGGATGGGTTCTGGCATAGAACGGATGGGGTCTGGAATAGGATTTGGTATCGAGAGGATGGGCGCTGCCATCGACCGCGTTGGCACCACCATGGACAGAATGGGATCAGGCGTAGAGCGGATGGGCTCTGGCATGGAGAGGATGGGGATAGGCATGGAGAGGATGGTCCCTGCCGGAATGGGCACCGGAATGGGGCAGGTGATAGAGAGAATGCCAGCCGGTTTGGATCGTATAGGTGCCACTCCTATGGAAAGAATAGGAATAGAGCGTATGGGTGCTGCTGGCATGGAGAGGATGGGCTTGGAGCGCATTGGAGCCACTAATATGGAAAGAATGGGTCCTGCTATGGGTCAGGGCATGGGAGCAGGAATAGATCGAATGGGACTTGCGATGGGAAGCAATTTTGAAAGACCCATGGACATGGAACGTGGAAACTTTGCAGGCAATTTTGCAGGCTCCCTTGGAGGAACTGGAGGACCTGCAGCTGGGGTGGCCAGAAAAGCCTGTCAGATATTTGTGAGAAAT cTACCTTTTGATTTTACATGGAAAATGCTGAAAGATAAATTTAATGAATGCG gtCACGTCCTGTACGCTGATATCAAGATGGAGAATGGGAAGTCTAAAGGCTGTGGCGTGGTTAGATTTGAGTCCCCAGAGGTGGCCGAGCGAGCCTGCCGCATGATGAACGGCATCCAGCTCCGCGGGAGGGAGATCGATGTGCGAATCGATAGAAACGCTTAA
- the HNRNPM gene encoding heterogeneous nuclear ribonucleoprotein M isoform X1, protein MEESMKKAAEVLNKHSLGGRPLKVKEDPDGEHARRAMQKVMATAGGMGIGPGPGGPGMINIPPSILNNPNIPNEIIHALQAGRLGSTVFVANLDYKVGWKKLKEVFSMAGVVVRADILEDKDGKSRGIGTVTFEQAIEAVQAISMFNGQLLFDRPMHVKMDERAFPKGDFFPPERPQQLPHGLGGIGMGLGPGGQPIDANHLNKGMGMGNMGPGGMGMEGMGFGMNKMGGMEGPFGALENLGRFPAGMNMGRMSEMDRAMGGGFEREFGRNEMGMSRSFGETLERGIGGGNASIPGIERMAPGIDRMGSGIERIPSGMGHGMERVGSEIDRMGLVLDRMSSNVERMGSGIDRMAPLGIDHIAPNIERMGPAIERMGSGIERMGSGIGFGIERMGAAIDRVGTTMDRMGSGVERMGSGMERMGIGMERMVPAGMGTGMGQVIERMPAGLDRIGATPMERIGIERMGAAGMERMGLERIGATNMERMGPAMGQGMGAGIDRMGLAMGSNFERPMDMERGNFAGNFAGSLGGTGGPAAGVARKACQIFVRNLPFDFTWKMLKDKFNECGHVLYADIKMENGKSKGCGVVRFESPEVAERACRMMNGIQLRGREIDVRIDRNA, encoded by the exons GATCCCGATGGCGAACATGCCAGGAGAGCGATGCAGAAGGTCATGGCCACAGCCGGTGGGATGGGAATTGGTCCAGGCCCGGGCGGCCCCGGCATGATCAATATCCCACCCAGCATCCTCAACAATCCCAACATACCCAACGAGATCATTCACGCCTTGCAGGCAGGGAGGCTCGGGAGCACTGTCTTTGTTGCAAAT CTGGATTACAAGGTTGGTtggaagaaactgaaagaaGTATTCAGCATGGCAGGTGTCGTGGTTCGGGCGGACATCCTAGAAGATAAAGATGGCAAAAGTCGTGGGATCGGCACCGTCACTTTTGAGCAAGCTATAGAGGCTGTTCAGGCTATAT CGATGTTCAATGGGCAGCTGCTGTTTGACAGACCGATGCATGTAAAAATG GACGAACGAGCCTTTCCCAAAGGAGACTTCTTCCCTCCAGAGCGACCCCAACAACTTCCTC atggTCTTGGTGGTATTGGCATGGGATTAGGACCTGGAGGTCAACCTATTGATGCAAATCATTTAAACAAAGGCATGGGAATGGGCAACATGGGACCTGGAG GAATGGGAATGGAAGGCATGGGCTTTGGAATGAATAAAATGGGAG GAATGGAAGGTCCTTTTGGTGCCTTGGAAAACCTCGGTCGCTTCCCCGCTGGGATGAACATGGGCAGAATGAGTG AGATGGATCGTGCCATGGGTGGAGGATTTGAAAGAGAATTTGgaagaaatgaaatgggaaTGTCTCGTAGTTTTGGAGAGACTTTGGAGAGAGGAATAG GTGGTGGAAATGCCAGCATTCCTGGGATTGAGAGGATGGCACCTGGCATTGATCGTATGGGCTCGGGAATAGAAAGAATTCCTTCCGGGATGGGGCACGGGATGGAGAGAGTAGGGTCAGAAATAGATAGGATGGGGCTCGTTTTGGATCGCATGAGCTCCAACGTGGAGCGAATGGGGTCAGGAATTGACCGCATGGCCCCTCTGGGCATAGACCACATCGCTCCTAATATTGAGAGGATGGGCCCAGCTATCGAGAGGATGGGTTCTGGCATAGAACGGATGGGGTCTGGAATAGGATTTGGTATCGAGAGGATGGGCGCTGCCATCGACCGCGTTGGCACCACCATGGACAGAATGGGATCAGGCGTAGAGCGGATGGGCTCTGGCATGGAGAGGATGGGGATAGGCATGGAGAGGATGGTCCCTGCCGGAATGGGCACCGGAATGGGGCAGGTGATAGAGAGAATGCCAGCCGGTTTGGATCGTATAGGTGCCACTCCTATGGAAAGAATAGGAATAGAGCGTATGGGTGCTGCTGGCATGGAGAGGATGGGCTTGGAGCGCATTGGAGCCACTAATATGGAAAGAATGGGTCCTGCTATGGGTCAGGGCATGGGAGCAGGAATAGATCGAATGGGACTTGCGATGGGAAGCAATTTTGAAAGACCCATGGACATGGAACGTGGAAACTTTGCAGGCAATTTTGCAGGCTCCCTTGGAGGAACTGGAGGACCTGCAGCTGGGGTGGCCAGAAAAGCCTGTCAGATATTTGTGAGAAAT cTACCTTTTGATTTTACATGGAAAATGCTGAAAGATAAATTTAATGAATGCG gtCACGTCCTGTACGCTGATATCAAGATGGAGAATGGGAAGTCTAAAGGCTGTGGCGTGGTTAGATTTGAGTCCCCAGAGGTGGCCGAGCGAGCCTGCCGCATGATGAACGGCATCCAGCTCCGCGGGAGGGAGATCGATGTGCGAATCGATAGAAACGCTTAA